The Cucurbita pepo subsp. pepo cultivar mu-cu-16 chromosome LG05, ASM280686v2, whole genome shotgun sequence nucleotide sequence tgaaatgaaatggaaaacacTAACTCCAATGCCAAAACCCGATTCTCATATCGAGTGTGCTTGGGTTATTGTCAATAATTCTCTAATCATCGCCGGGGGTACAACGGAAAAGCACCCGATTACCAAACGGATGATCTTGGTCGGAGAGGTCTTCCGATTTGATCTGGATACACTGGTATGAACTTGTCTATCTTCGAGTAAAGCCCTCTTTAAACAATTTCGTACGTTGCGTTGATcacgtttttctttttttgttcccCCAACAAATGAAGACTTGGTCAGTGATTGGAAAGCTCCCATACCGCATAAAAACGACGCTAGCTGGTTTTTGGGATGGATACTTGTACTTCACCTCAGGACAGCGAGACCGAGGACCCGATAACCCACAGCCAAGGAAGGTCGTAGCTGATATGTGGAGAACgaagttgaaaatttaagggtatgTACTTGGttggtttaaattttgtcaTCAATGCCTTCTACAGTTAGCTTTTTTGGCCTAGGTAATTGTTATTGTTTACATGATTTCGCATGAAGGAGGGTAGTATTTGATCGATCTGTGATCAAAGAACATGAACACTGGCCTGTACAATCACTTGAATTATAGCCTTTGTGGCTTAGAGTCTGTAAATCAAATGTCTTGAATATGTGCTCATCTGTTATTGTTAATGCTGTTGAAGCTTTTATTATACATTGTTGataaaaatttgagttaaTTAGGATGTATCAGCAAGCAATCATTTAATTTGTTCACAAACTTTAATTCCGAACAAGTCTTCCAAATACTAGGGGTGTACACCCAACCCGACACAATCTGaattataagggttgggtATGGTTTAAAAGGActttgggttcgggttgggtttAAAAAGACTTTGGATTttggttgggttcattttttggAACTCGATTCGGTTcaggtttaaattttaaattattgggaCAATTcgacccaacccgaaaatcataaaaaaggCCCAAGCCCATACAGCTCGCCCATGAGTCATGTTGTCTCACCCTGCCATGCGGTGAACATGCACTCTTCAGGGTGAgactttctttcttgcttcttCGAGACTGAATTAATTATTGTAACGATGATCATCTATCTCATTGTCTCTCCACTCTTCATCATTCTCATCTCACAGCGTTCGTCTTCTCTGTTGACGTCGTTTGCATCTCATAGAGGATGTTGATGTCGCTTGCTAGTTACCTTTTTATTTCTCCATCAGACTCTCTTCTCAGCTCACGTTTCTTCACTCGACGTCGTCGTCGATGTCTCTTCACTTTGCTTTCCGTTCTATTTCCGTCAGAGTTCTATACTCGTTTCTCGTCGGACTTCTCCGCTCAGCGGTAGGTTGTTTCTCCACTTTTTGTCTCTtctcaatttaaaacaatcaaaactCAACTTGAAATTAAAGGGTCAAATTGgatttttacaattttgatTACATTAGTCAAATTGAAATTAACAGACTTGTTTTTCTAGAAATTAACAAAACAActaacttctaaatttttcaaattttaaaattataaaattaatttataaacttttaattttttaaatttatgaatttactaaccataaaatacaaaaatttatagcataacattttttaactttgaaaaGCTTGGTGATACAAACTGAGCTTAAGCCatcattcttttaataaaCCTCCCATATTAAATATACCAAGGAGTATATCCCACCATTCTTCTCACATTCGATTCGAGTTGCCGACCAATAGCTCCAAAATCTACACTCAGTCATCGttgaaaaatgtgaaatttCAAGCAATTCACTAGAATTCACGTGATTTTCAATTGCGACATGTTACAACTATGATTACAATTACTATGAAGACGGTAGGTTGTGACCTCTACACGCAAACCGACAAGGTAGAAACGCTCAAGTGGTGCCCATCTGACCAGGTGAGGATCGAAATAAATAAGTTATGTGATGCAACTGAGGAGgacgatgcatcatccaacataccAAGAAAAGTGTATACTAAAGCCAAGCTGAGACATAAGTAAGGTTGGAGAGAACAAACCGACACAAGTGTTGAAGACAAGCTCAAGTACGACAGAGTAGGGTCCTGGACTATAGCCTCAAAACTCGGAGTTTCAGTATGAGTTTTGGCATGCGACTCTGAAGTTTGAAGGATGAAagatcaccaaatttggtgttaGTCGAACACCCAACGGATACTCCATGAAGTCGTATGACTGCTCGTGAAAATCACAGTCTTCTttagaaagataaaaaatgtctcaaaatatACTAGAGGGAGTCATGATCTTAACTCTCTGTCATCCCTGTGACCTAAGTGAGATACcttgtggcacatacgtgtgtcacaatGTGGGTGAATGTGGTGAGACGAGCGTCTTgagcaattttattttaaatgagttTTTCAAGGACAGTGTGGGTCTGCAAGGGTGTGTCGACATTGTGTCCCATCCCATGTATCGAAGGTAGGTATATGCACCCGCTATCCGGTACAAAGTTCGTAAATGACATGACATGGACATGGGAGAGTTCATATCCCAATAGAACtcggatggatggatgtttgagatgtcccGCTGATATGATCGACACATGGATCAGTTATCGATAGACATGCCCAAGCAAGTTAAGATGTATGAGCTATCCCGAGTCATGAGTCATGTTTTTGGGAACCaaaatgatgatgagatgCAACGTTGTTTACGAGAGACCTTGGCCTAGAGTAAAGGCAAGGTTGAGTTAGATGactttgttgaggattgttgagagggtacgtggccttttggggaagctcaaatcttatgttcaaagtggacaatatcatatcattgtggagagtcatcaTTCCTTACATGATTTCAGAGTCATGttcttaacttagtcatgtcaatagaattctcaaatgtcgaacaaagaagttctGAGCCTCAAAGATATAGTCAAAAGCgactcaagtgttgaacaaaatgtgtactttgttcgagggctctacaAAAAtactgtatatatatatatatatcctaaaatactatatttattCACGTTTCTATCgtttttaattcaattctaaattttaaaattttaaattgaaaaattgaaaacactaaaaaaaaacataaaaatgtcCACCttgaaaacatatttattaaattcagcaaattaaaattaaaatcaccAATCAAACAAATCcttatcattatcattattaatattctttttatttattattctctcatatattaaataaaaaaaaaaaggattattAAAATGAGCATCACGTAACATTAGTCGCCGGCCGGCGCCGTCGTTTTCGCCGTGGAACAGACTTTTCTTAGCAATCATTCATGAAGCATATTCCAAGTATCCAAACTCCGGCGACCATTCAATTGGATAGCGACACCTCACCCACCCACCCACCCCATCCCTTATCCAATCTTATATTATACATATTCGCCGATCACTCAGATTCAATTCGTATGATCTGAATTGAATTACGAATTCcgttcaaataaataagaattttacACACTGAGTTGGTTCATAATCTCGGTGTCTTATCCAATATTACtgtaaaacatgtttttatatgattttagattaatattttaaatttttaaatattttaataatacccataaatttaaaagaaaaattaaagagcAGGCGAAACCTAACTATCtttttatatgtattttttttgtttttatatgattcaaatttataaataattaaaaacatgtttgaaaaTGACGTACTCAAACATACTcgtatttataaaattaatatattttttctttataaaatatttaattgaaatccttaaaattataaaataataattttattatgaacacaaaatgcaataaaataaaaaaaaattaaaaaattataaataaaatatttaaaaaaattaaagaatctTTATAAAGAAGAGGAAGGTCATCCAACCACTTGCGTGCATTTGCACTCCACCTTCCTCATTTACGCTttcatttaactttttttcttttaaaaaaattaaattaattaattaattttttttttttttaatttctcgtgttttatttacttttaacttTATATGACCGTTCATGAGAGTTCTTTGTTCATcatcacttttctttttccttgttaTGTTAGCGTTTTAGCCTAGCTAAAGCTCCTCACCATGACGTTAACAAAATTGCTATGGTCGATGTTGCTTGAATCTATTTCACGGTAATCGTTATTGGTATCGACACTAAAGGagaatttgtttgtttctatGTCGATTGtgattaaaattgaaatggaaaGTGGTTGGGTTatttaagtttgaaatttatgactaaaatttgaagattcaCTTATAAAGGGTAAGAATGAATAATGGATTAAACGAACTCCTCTCTCAACTCTTGGTATCTGAGAACAGTatttcaagaattttgaaCTGCTTTAAATTcacaaaacaacaacaattttcttggagaactctctcttttctctctatCTCCATAACTCTCTCTCTGGCCCATATGGGTATTCCTCGAAAACAGTAGAGGCAAATTCCCTTGAACAAATTTCGTGGGTTTGATCGCAATTTTTTTGGGGCTTTGAAGGGTTTTCAAGAGGGTTATTGAAGGATGTTTGGGTGCGAGTGTTGGTGCTGGAATGGCGTCGTTGATCCTCTAGACGTGTGCCTTTCTGAGCCTCAACCCTTCTCTCTGCCTTCAACACTTCCAAATTGGCCTCCAGGTATtagttcttgattttgattcacTTTAGTTGTGAGGATTGTTGGTTTTTTGTGCTGGGTTCTCTGTttttgattctttcttttaaccCTTTGCTcgatcttttttgtttgttgttttgatCAAACTGGTGCTGGAAGTTGCTTTAATCGCTGGTGTTTTATGATGATTTCTTCGTGGTTACTCTGTTTTGCATTCTCTTTTCAACCCTTTTGTATATTGGGGAAAGTTGTTTGGATTGCTGGTTTCTTTGTAATATCTCTCGGTTGTGTTACGTTCTGTTTCTTGTGATGCTTGTAGCTATGTCAAAATTTTAGCAGCTGCTGCACATTGGGATgatgaaatatgaatgttgAGTGCTTTGTTCTTGCTAGATTTTGGgtattctttgtttgttctttatgTGTAAACCTCTGGTGGATCGATTTCTCTGTTgttttgctttcattttcgATCCTGAATTTAGATGGAGAGGAGGATTGACTTGTTCAGTAGAATTTGAATAAGAGTATATAACCTATTCACACTAGTGAACGAGATCGTTAGTGTAACAACcaaagcctaccgctagtagatattgtccactttggttcgttacgtatcgtagtcagcctcacggttttaaaacacgtttgctagggagaggtttccacacccttataagaaatgcttcgtttctctctccaaccgatgtgggatctcacaatctcacaCCCCTTTGTGGCCTAGTGtgctcgctagcactcgttcccctctttaatcgacgtgggatcttacagtTAGTCTTGGATGAACCAGTGAACGAGATCGTTAGTGTAACAGCcaaagcctaccgctagtagatattgtccactttggttcgttacgtatcgtagtcggcctcacggttttaaaatgcgtttgctagggagaggtttccacacccttataaggaatatttcgttcctctctccaaccgatgtgggatctcacaatctcacaCCCCTTCGCGGCCTAGtgttctcgctagcactcgttcccctctttaatcaacgtgggatcttatAGTTAGTCTTGGATGAATATTCTCTTTGTTTGGAGATTGTAAAGCAACGACTTCCATCCATTAAACTACGATCATAGCCATTAGCTTGAGAATAACTCGACCCGTCAAGGTATTTGTAACCTTCTTAAAAGATGTAGGTTTGGGTCTGAATCCTTTGCGACGATTTGGGTGAACGAAAAAACTTAAGCTAATTCGTTCGGGTGTATTTCATCTTTCGTTTATATTCTTAATACTTTCTCTCACGTGTCGACTTGAAGTATTAACATCATTGCAAAGAGTATAGGACTGCTCGAATCCATagtaaattttttctaaactCAAAAGCGTTCGGTTTTAGGTTATGGTGTGTTTGATGTTCTATATATGTTCTTAATACCATCTACTTTTGCAGCTATGTGAAGCTTCTTTTTGTGAATTTGTcactaggaaaaggtttttCCACTGGAACAATAAGCCTTGGAGAGATAGAAGTTTCCAGGATCACCAAGTTTAAAAAGGTTTGGAGATGCAGCCAGGGTGCCATATTTTACAGGCCTCAGGCAATCCCCCATGGCTTTTTCTGCCTCGGCCACTATTGCCAGCCCGGTGGCCATCCATTGAGAGGCTACGTTTTGGTTGCTCGTGATGCATCGGAAGTTGCTCGTGTTGACAACTCGGTCAGTGAATCTCCTGCTTTAAAGCGACCAGTAAACTATTCGTTAATCTGGAGTTCTGGCTTACATGGAGTGGATTCTGGCTTTATTTGGCTGCCTAATGCCCCGGAGGGTTACCGAGCCATGGGATTCTTGGTCACTGACAAGCCAGACGAGCCTGCACCCGACGATATTCGATGCGTCCGAGCTGATCTTACCGAGAGATGCGAGACTAGCGACTTAATTGTATCCATTGAGTCCAAATCTCAACCGTTCCATGTCTGGGAAACAAGACCCTATGAAAGGGGAATGTACCAGAATGGTGTTTCTGTGGGCACATTCTTTTGCTGCACTTCATTGAAAGAACATCTTGAAATTTCCTGTCTGAAGAATCTCAGTGTCTCATTAGAAGGCATGCCAAATCTGAACCAAGTTCAAGCACTCATCGAGCATTACGGGCCAACCGTCTTCTTTCATCCCGACGAGGCGTATTTCCCATCATCAGTACCGTGGTTCTTCAAAAATTGTGCTGTTTTGTATAAAAATGGCGACACGAAAGGTGAGCCTATCGACAGTAGAGGTTCCAATCTTCCTTGTGGAGGGGAAAACGACGGTGAGTATTGGATCGATCTACCATCGAACGAGAATGCACGAGAAACTTTGAAGAGTGGCAACATCGAAACCGCACGGCTCTATGTTCATGTTAAACCAGCACTTGGAGGAACGTTTACTGATATTGTGATGTGGGTTTTCTGCCCTTTTAATGGACCAGCAGCCCTCAAAGTTAAGTTTCTGAATATCAAACTTAAGAAGATAGGAGAGCATGTTAGTGATTGGGAACACTTCACTCTTAGAATCTGCAACTTTTCGGGGGAGCTATGGAAAGTGTACTTCTCGGAGCATAGCGGAGGGAAATGGGTCGATGCTTCTGACTTGGAATTCATTCATGGCAATAAACCGATTGTGTATTCATCGAAACACGGTCATGCTAGCTTCCCACATCCTGGGAGCTATATTCAGGGATCAGTAGCTGGAATTGGAGTGAGGAATGATGTAGCTCGGAGCAAGTTTTTCGTCGATTCAAGCATCGAATATGAAATCATTGCTGCTGAATATCTTGGTGACGGCGTTGTTTCTGAACCAGCTTGGTTACAGTACATGAGAGAGTGGGGTCCGACTGTTGTGTATAATTCAAGATCGGAGATTGAAAAACTAATCGATATCCTTCCTCCGATCGTTCAATTTTCCTTGGAAGATCTACTCGCCCTGTTCCCGACCGAGCTCTACGGTGAAGAAGGACCTACCGGACCGAAGGAGAAAAACAACTGGTTTGGAGATGAAAGATGCTAGAGATATTAACAACACCACAACATGAATATAGCTATCAGTTTACTCTTTACAATGGCCATTTCTTCATCAGATCATGGTGAAAGTGAGCAGTTGATCATTCTCTTTCAGTTCTTGCTGTTCTTGCTGAAGATTCGACTCGGGAGTTCGGAGAGTTCGGGTCGGAGTCAGTCTCGACACTCGGAAAAAAATACTGTATTACATATTTCattgtaaaattattgaattttagttCTTATAGATATACAATATGATAGTGTTGAAAGTATACTTACAATTTGAATAGAAAATCAGCCCaattcacataacataaaattattattgtaaaaagAATGTTCGTTTGGTTGGTAGGGGTCGGAGCGTTATCGGAGCCGCCCCAAATAGAGTGAAAAATCTATGTTTAACAGAGAATGGGAACGGAAAAGGGTGAGATTTCTCCTCGTTGACTAAAAGTGAACAGGGATagagattatattatatttttttttgttcccgTCTCCATCCCGCTCACTTTTTAGAAATCTAATAATTTGTATTTCCAATTTGAAATTCGATCAATTTTCCCTCTTGAAATTTCTCTAAGGCTTCTCTTCGCGGTAATAATCTCTCCTATCAAATCAGTGATGTATGGTTCATTTTCAGAGATATCTATACATACGAATATACTATTAAGGTTGACCTAAcgataaatttattagatcaGTCCAACGAACATAATTTTTACAATGCTAACTCGTATCCATTCTAATGAATAAAGAGGTCGAGTCGAGTTGGATTGGTCAAACTTTGACTTTATATCGATCGAGGTTAACCGGGTGGATAGGGTCTAGAAAATCTTTGGGCTTGGGGCCCATTGATGGAGACCGACTCATGGGTTAGATTGTAAAACCATAAGCCCAAACCTCTTTAATCTCATTCATCCACTTCCCCTAGACACTCCTTAGCTACTCCCTGCTCTCATTTTATTCACTCCCTCGTAATTTACCAATCCCTGCACCctttcaaatgccaatcctcTTCGTTTCTTCCTCACCCATTTCCTTTTTCCGCTTCTAATTCCGGCAATTCCATCCTTATGGACGTAATTTTTGCCTCACTCCCATTACCCAATAAACCCCTTTCTCAATTCCCAGCTCCACATTGTCTCCAACCCTCTACACCCATAAGAACCAGGTGCCGGACTAGTACCCGGAGATGGAACTTCATTTTCACGAGAAAGTGCGTTAATTCCGTCTCAAATGGGAACCGGGTACAATTACTTGGCATTCCAAGAATTCCCAGAAGCTCGAACGCTTT carries:
- the LOC111795747 gene encoding uncharacterized protein LOC111795747; the protein is MFGCECWCWNGVVDPLDVCLSEPQPFSLPSTLPNWPPGKGFSTGTISLGEIEVSRITKFKKVWRCSQGAIFYRPQAIPHGFFCLGHYCQPGGHPLRGYVLVARDASEVARVDNSVSESPALKRPVNYSLIWSSGLHGVDSGFIWLPNAPEGYRAMGFLVTDKPDEPAPDDIRCVRADLTERCETSDLIVSIESKSQPFHVWETRPYERGMYQNGVSVGTFFCCTSLKEHLEISCLKNLSVSLEGMPNLNQVQALIEHYGPTVFFHPDEAYFPSSVPWFFKNCAVLYKNGDTKGEPIDSRGSNLPCGGENDGEYWIDLPSNENARETLKSGNIETARLYVHVKPALGGTFTDIVMWVFCPFNGPAALKVKFLNIKLKKIGEHVSDWEHFTLRICNFSGELWKVYFSEHSGGKWVDASDLEFIHGNKPIVYSSKHGHASFPHPGSYIQGSVAGIGVRNDVARSKFFVDSSIEYEIIAAEYLGDGVVSEPAWLQYMREWGPTVVYNSRSEIEKLIDILPPIVQFSLEDLLALFPTELYGEEGPTGPKEKNNWFGDERC